In Stigmatopora nigra isolate UIUO_SnigA chromosome 2, RoL_Snig_1.1, whole genome shotgun sequence, a single window of DNA contains:
- the cnot1 gene encoding CCR4-NOT transcription complex subunit 1 isoform X4, with amino-acid sequence MNLDSLSLALSQISYLVDNLTKKNYRASQQEIQHIVNRHGPEADRHLLRCLFSHVDFSGDGKSSGKDFHQTQFLIQECVSLISKPNFISTLCYAIDNPLHYQKSLKPSAHLFTQLSKVLKLSKVQEVIFGLALLNSSNADLRGFSAQFIKQKLPDLLRSYIDADLSGNQEGGFQDIAIEVLHLLLSHLLFGQKGASGVGQEQIDAFLKTLCRDFPQERCPVVLAPLLYPEKRDILMDRILPDSGELANTMMESSLAEFMQEVGYGFCASLDECRNIILQYGVREVTASQVARVLGMMARTHSGLTDGIPLQSISAPGSGIWSDGKDKNDSSQAHTWNVEVLIDVVKEVNPNLNFKEVTYELDHAGFLIRDSKGLHVVVYGIQRGLGMEVFPVDLIYRPWKHAEGQFSFIQHSLMSPEVFCFADYPCHTVAIDILKAPPEDDNREIATWKSLDLVESLLRLSEVGQYEQVKQLFSFPIKHCPDMLVLALLQISTSWHTLRHELISTLMPIFLGNHPNSAIILHYAWHGQGQSPSIRQLIMHSMAEWYMRGEQYDQAKLSRILDVAQDLKSLSMLLNGTPFAFVIDLAALASRREYLKLDKWLTDKIREHGEPFIQACVTFLKRRCPSIMGGLAPDKDQPKSSQLPPETLATMLACLQSCAGSVSQELSETILTMVANCSNVMNKARQPPPGVMPKGRAPSTSSLDAISPVQMDPLTGMGSLNLGGTATSHTQSMQGFPTSLSSAFSNPQSPAKAFPPLSNTNPSTAFGGIGSLSSQLPGSLGSGIGTGIGSSLGMPAVSTDPFVSRKMSTPSLNPPTFQQSKMKASDLSQVWPEANQHFSKEIDDEANSYFQRIYNQPPHPTMSVDEVLEMLQRFKDSTIKREREVFNCMLRNLFEEYRFFPQYPDKELHITACLFGGIIEKGLVTYMALGLALRYVLEALRKPYGSKMYYFGIAALDRFKNRLKDYPQYCQHLASIAHFLQFPHHLQEYIEYGQQSRDPPVKMQGSITTPGSLALAQVQAQSQQPGLPKAPQGQTSTLVTTTTTTTTVAKTTTITRPTPSTFKKDVPPSINTTNIDTLLVATDQTERIVEPPENVQEKIAFIFNNLSQSNMTQKVEELKETVKEEFMPWVSQYLVMKRVSIEPNFHSLYSNFLDTLKNPEFVKMVLIETYRNIKVLLTSDKAAANFSDRSLLKNLGHWLGMITLAKNKPILYTDLEIKSLLLEAYVKGQQELLYVVPFVAKVLESSLRSMVFRPQNPWTMAIMNVLAELHQEHDLKLNLKFEIEVLCKNLSLDINDLKPGNLLKDKDKLKTLEEQLSAPKKEIKPSDEMLPVSSSGDFVPFSAPPSTPAATTTTCTTTGPPTPQFSYHDINVYALAGLAPHININSNIPLLQAHPQLKQCVRQSVERAVQDLVHPVVDRSIKIAMTTCEQIIRKDFALDSEESRMRVAAHHMMRNLTAGMAMITCREPLLVSISANLKNSFAAALRAPTPQQREMMEEAATRVAQENCELACCFIQKTAVEKAGPEMDKRLATEFELRKHARQEGRRYCDPVVLTYQAERMPEQIRLKVGGVDPKQLAVYEEFARNVPGFLPSNDLSQPTGFLAQPMKQQAWATDDVAQIYDKCMADLEQHLHAIPQALTINPLTQALRSLLEAVALARNSRDGIAALGLLQKAVEGLLDATSGADNDLLLRYRECHLLVLKALQDGRAYGPQWCNKQITRCLIECRDEYKYNVEAVELLIRNHLVNMQQYDLHLAQSMENGLHYMAVAFAMQLVKLLLVDERSVSHVTEADLFHTIETLMRTCAHSRANAPEGLPQLMDVVRSNYEAMIDRAHGGPNFMMHSGISQASEYDDPPGLREKAEYLLREWVNLYHSAAAGRDSTKAFSAFVGQMHQQGILKTDDLITRFFRLCTEMCVEISYRAQAEQQHNPAASAAIIRAKCYHNLDAFVRLIALLVKHSGEASNTVTKINLLNKVLGIVVGVLIQDHDGRQTEFQQLPYHRIFIMLLLELNAPEHVLETINFQTLTAFCNTFHILRPTKAPGFVYAWLELISHRIFIARMLAHTPQQKGWPMYAQLLIDLFKYLAPFLRNVELNKPMQILYKGTLRVLLVLLHDFPEFLCDYHYGFCDVIPPNCIQLRNLILSAFPRNMRLPDPFTPNLKVDMLSEINIAPRILTNFTAVMPSQFKKDLDSYLKTRSPVTFLSELRSNLQVSNEPGNRYNIQLINALVLYVGTQAIAHIHNKGSSPSMSTITHSAHMDIFQNLAVDLDTEGRYLFLNAIANQLRYPNSHTHYFSCTMLYLFAEANTEAIQEQITRVLLERLIVNRPHPWGLLITFIELIKNPAFKFWSHDFVHCAPEIEKLFQSVAQCCMGQKQAQQVMEGTGAS; translated from the exons ATGAATCTTGATTCGCTCTCGCTGGCTTTGTCTCAAATCAGCTATTTGGTGGATAATTTGACAAAGAAAAATTACAGAGCCAGCcaacaagaaatacaacat ATTGTAAATCGTCACGGCCCTGAGGCAGACAGGCATCTACTCCGCTGTCTTTTCTCACATGTGGATTTTAGTGGCGATGGTAAAAGCAGTGGAAAAGATTTTCACCAG ACACAGTTTCTGATCCAGGAGTGTGTTTCACTGATATCAAAACCTAACTTTATCTCGACTCTGTGCTACGCCATCGACAATCCCCTTCACTACCAAAAG AGTTTGAAACCATCTGCTCACTTATTCACTCAACTAAGTAAAGTTTTGAAGCTGAGCAAGGTTCAAGAG gTGATATTTGGCCTTGCACTGCTCAACTCCAGTAACGCAGACCTTCGGGGATTTT cTGCACAGTTCATTAAGCAGAAGCTTCCGGACCTCCTGCGGTCATACATCGACGCAGATCTCAGTGGAAATCAAGAGGGTGGCTTCCAAGACATCGCTATAGAGGTCTTACACCTGCTGCTCTCCCATTTACTGTTTGGCCAGAAGGGAGCCAGTGGGGTTGGACAGGAGCAGATTGACGCTTTCTTGAAGACACTTTGCCGAG ATTTCCCGCAGGAGCGCTGCCCTGTGGTGCTTGCACCACTGCTCTACCCTGAAAAACGGGACATTCTCATGGACAGGATACTGCCCGACTCAGGAGAGTTAGCAAATACCATGATGGAGAGTTCTCTCGCAGAGTTCATGCAGGAAGTCGGCTATGGCTTCTGTGCCAG CCTGGATGAGTGCAGAAACATTATCCTCCAGTATGGGGTGAGAGAAGTGACGGCCAGTCAGGTTGCCAGAGTTCTTGGCATGATGGCACGTACCCACTCTGGCCTAACTGATGGGATTCCCCTACAG TCCATCTCTGCTCCTGGAAGTGGCATCTGGAGTGATGGAAAGGATAAGAATGACAGCTCACAGGCACACACATGGAATGTTGAGGTCCTCATTGATGTGGTTAAAGAAGTG AATCCCAACCTGAACTTCAAAGAGGTGACATACGAACTGGACCATGCAGGATTCTTAATCCGAGACAGTAAAGGCCTGCACGTAGTGGTGTATGGCATTCAACGGGGTTTGGGAATGGAAGTTTTTCCTGTTGATCTCATATATCGACCATGGAAACATGCAGAAGGACAG TTTTCTTTCATTCAACATTCGCTCATGAGTCCTGAAGTGTTCTGCTTTGCCGACTACCCATGCCACACGGTAGCCATTGACATCTTGAAAGCGCCACCCGAGGATGACAACAGGGAGATTGCAACATG GAAAAGCCTAGATTTGGTGGAAAGCTTGCTAAGGCTATCAGAGGTTGGCCAATATGAGCAAGTGAAGCAACTGTTCAGCTTCCCCATCAAGCACTGCCCAGATATGCTGGTACTTGCACTGCTGCAGATCTCCACTTCTTGGCACACTCTGCGCCATGAGCTCATCTCGACCTTAATGCCCATCTTTCTGGGAAACCACCCCAACTCTGCTATCATTCTCCACTATGCTTGGCATGGACAG GGACAGTCTCCTTCCATCCGCCAGTTGATAATGCATTCAATGGCCGAGTGGTATATGAGGGGTGAGCAGTATGATCAAGCCAAGTTGTCCCGCATCCTGGATGTGGCTCAAGACTTGAAG TCTCTCTCAATGCTGCTGAATGGTACTCCGTTTGCCTTTGTTATTGACCTTGCTGCACTTGCCTCTCGCCGTGAATACCTCAAACTTGATAAATGGCTGACTGACAAAATCAGAGAGCACGGG GAACCTTTTATCCAAGCCTGTGTCACATTCCTGAAGAGGCGATGCCCATCCATTATGGGAGGTTTGGCTCCAGACAAGGACCAGCCTAAAAGCTCTCAGTTGCCACCAGAGACCTTAGCCACAATGCTGGCCTGTCTTCAGTCCTGTGCCGG GAGTGTTTCGCAAGAGCTATCAGAGACTATTTTGACCATGGTTGCAAACTGTAGCAATGTTATGAACAAAGCCCGACAGCCACCACCTGGGGTCATGCCTAAAGGTCGGGCCCCGAGCACCAGCAGCTTGGATGCCATTTCCCCTGTTCAG ATGGACCCTCTAACCGGGATGGGCTCTTTGAACCTGGGGGGCACAGCCACTTCCCACACTCAGAGCATGCAGGGTTTCCCCACCTCCCTTAGTTCAGCATTCAGTAATCCCCAATCCCCAGCGAAAGCATTTCCACCGCTTTCAAACACCAATCCAAGCACAGCATTTGGGGGTATTGGCAGCTTGTCGTCGCAGCTCCCTG GTTCTCTGGGTTCAGGGATCGGCACTGGTATTGGCTCAAGTCTTGGAATGCCCGCAGTCAGCACTGATCCATTTGTCAGCAGGAAAATGAGCACACCGAGCTTAAACCCACCTACCTTCCAGCAGAGTAAGATGAAGGCCT CTGACCTTTCTCAGGTTTGGCCTGAGGCAAACCAGCACTTTAGCAAGGAAATTGATGATGAAGCCAACAGTTACTTCCAACGCATCTACAACCAACCACCTCACCCAACTATGTCTGTTGATGAA GTTTTAGAGATGCTACAGAGGTTCAAAGATTCCACCATCAAACGGGAGCGGGAAGTGTTCAATTGTATGCTCCGAAACCTGTTTGAGGAGTATCGGTTCTTCCCCCAATACCCAGACAAAGAGCTTCACATCACGGCATGCCTATTTGGTGGCATCATTGAAAAGGGTCTCGTTACCTACATGGCCCTAGGCTTGGCTCTCCGATATGTACTCGAAGCGTTAAGAAAACCCTATGGATccaaaatgtattactttggcATTGCTGCCCTAGACAGGTTCAAAAACAG GTTGAAGGACTATCCCCAGTATTGTCAACATCTTGCATCAATTGCTCATTTTTTGCAATTCCCCCACCATTTACAAGAG TATATCGAGTATGGCCAACAGTCACGGGACCCTCCGGTGAAGATGCAGGGCTCCATCACCACCCCAGGCAGTTTGGCGCTAGCGCAGGTTCAAGCCCAGTCACAGCAACCTGGTTTACCAAAAGCACCACAAGGACAAACGAGCACCCTGGTCACGACCACTACGACTACTACAACAGTTGCGAAGACCACTACCATCACAAGGCCAACGCCCAGCACCTTCAAAAAGGATGTGCCT CCGTCCATAAACACTACAAATATAGACACTCTACTAGTGGCCACTGACCAAACAGAGAGGATTGTAGAACCGCCAGAGAATGTCCAGGAGAAGATTGCCTTCATCTTCAATAACCTTTCGCAGTCCAATATGACACAAAAG GTAGAGGAGTTGAAAGAGACCGTGAAGGAAGAGTTCATGCCATGGGTTTCCCAGTATCTGGTGATGAAGCGTGTCAGCATTGAGCCCAATTTCCACAGCCTTTACTCCAATTTTCTGGACACACTCAAGAATCCAGAGTTTGTCAAAATGGTCCTTATCGAGACATACAGGAACATCAAG GTTTTGTTGACATCTGACAAGGCTGCTGCCAATTTTTCTGATCGATCGTTGCTGAAGAACCTTGGTCACTGGCTGGGCATGATTACACTGGCTAAAAACAAGCCAATCCTCTATACA GATCTCGAAATTAAGTCTCTGCTCCTGGAAGCCTATGTCAAAGGCCAACAGGAACTGCTTTACGTGGTTCCCTTTGTGGCCAAAGTGTTGGAATCCAGCCTGCGAAGCATG GTTTTCAGGCCACAGAACCCCTGGACAATGGCTATTATGAATGTTCTTGCTGAACTACACCAGGAACATGATCTCAAG CTTAATTTAAAATTTGAGATTGAAGTTCTGTGTAAGAACTTGTCTCTGGACATCAATGACCTGAAGCCAGGGAACTTGTTAAAGGACAAAGACAAACTTAAGACTCTTGAGGAGCAACTGTCGGCaccaaagaaagaaataaagcccTCAGATGAAATGCTCCCAGTTTCTTCTTCAG GGGACTTTGTTCCATTTTCAGCGCCACCTTCCACGCCAgctgccaccaccaccacttgcACAACCACGGGACCTCCCACCCCGCAGTTTAGTTATCACGACATCAATGTGTACGCTTTGGCAGGCCTGGCACCGCACATTAATATAAATTCCAAT ATCCCTCTTCTACAAGCCCACCCTCAGTTGAAGCAGTGTGTGAGGCAATCAGTTGAGCGTGCCGTCCAGGACCTGGTCCACCCAGTCGTTGACCGCTCAATTAAAATCGCCATGACGACATGCGAGCAAATCATCAGAAAGGACTTTGCCCTGGATTCTGAAGAATCCCGCATGCGTGTGGCAGCCCACCACATGATGAGGAACCTGACTGCTGGCATGGCCATGATAACCTGCCGCGAGCCCTTACTCGTCAGCATTTCCGCTAATCTGAAGAATAGCTTTGCAGCAGCATTAAGG GCACCAACCCCCCAACAGAGGGAAATGATGGAAGAAGCTGCAACGAGGGTTGCTCAGGAGAACTGTGAACTGGCATGTTGCTTTATTCAGAAGACAGCAGTGGAGAAGGCTGGCCCTGAAATGGACAAAAGGCTTGCTACG GAATTTGAGCTCAGGAAACATGCACGCCAAGAAGGACGCCGTTACTGTGATCCAGTTGTTTTGACATACCAGGCTGAACGTATGCCTGAACAGATTAGGCTCAAG GTGGGGGGAGTTGACCCAAAGCAGCTAGCAGTGTATGAGGAGTTTGCAAGGAATGTTCCTGGTTTCTTACCCAGCAATGATCTTTCTCAACCAACGGGTTTCCTGGCACAGCCAATGAAG CAACAAGCTTGGGCTACGGATGATGTGGCCCAAATCTATGACAAATGCATGGCAGACTTGGAGCAGCATCTTCACGCCATCCCTCAGGCGCTGACCATCAACCCCCTGACCCAAGCCCTGCGGAGTCTGCTTGAGGCTGTTGCCTTGGCACGAAACTCCAGAGATGGGATTGCAGCTCTTGGACTGCTTCAAAAG GCTGTGGAAGGTCTTCTAGATGCCACGAGTGGGGCTGATAATGACTTGCTTCTTCGTTATCGGGAATGCCACCTCCTGGTTCTAAAAGCTCTCCAGGATGGCCGTGCATATGGACCACAGTGGTGCAACAAACAGATCACCAG GTGTCTAATTGAATGCCGAGATGAGTACAAGTACAATGTTGAGGCGGTGGAACTTTTGATCCGAAACCATCTTGTGAATATGCAGCAGTACGATTTGCACCTAGCCCAG TCTATGGAGAATGGCCTTCACTACATGGCTGTAGCATTTGCCATGCAGTTAGTGAAGCTCCTGCTGGTGGATGAGAGGAGTGTCAGCCATGTTACTGAAGCGGATCTCTTCCATACAATTGAGACTTTAATGAGAACATGCGCGCATTCACGAGCAAATGCACCAGAAGG TCTTCCACAGCTGATGGATGTTGTCCGCTCAAACTACGAGGCCATGATTGACCGGGCACACGGCGGTCCGAACTTCATGATGCACTCTGGGATTTCTCAGGCTTCAGAGTACGACGACCCCCCTGGCCTGAGGGAAAAGGCCGAGTATCTTCTCCGGGAATGGGTGAACTTGTACCACTCGGCCGCTGCCGGGCGGGACAGCACTAAAGCGTTTTCTGCCTTTGTCGGCCAG ATGCACCAGCAAGGTATTCTGAAGACTGACGACCTCATCACGCGCTTCTTCCGGCTGTGCACAGAGATGTGTGTGGAAATCAGCTACCGCGCACAAGCTGAACAGCAGCACAACCCAGCCGCCAGCGCAGCTATCATCCGAGCAAAGTGCTACCACAACCTGGATGCCTTCGTTCGACTCATAGCTCTCCTCGTTAAACACTCTGGAGAGGCTTCCAACACAGTGACTAAGATCAACCTCCTCAACAAG GTGCTGGGAATCGTCGTTGGGGTGTTGATCCAAGACCACGATGGCCGTCAGACGGAATTTCAGCAGCTACCCTACCACCGCATTTTCATCATGCTACTGCTAGAGCTCAATGCTCCTGAGCACGTCCTGGAGACCATCAACTTCCAGACACTCACCGCTTTCTG cAACACTTTCCACATCCTCAGACCCACCAAGGCACCGGGTTTTGTGTATGCCTGGCTTGAACTGATCTCCCATCGCATCTTCATCGCCCGCATGCTCGCGCACACGCCACAGCAAAAG GGTTGGCCCATGTATGCACAGTTGCTCATTGATCTCTTCAAGTACCTTGCACCTTTCCTGAGGAATGTGGAGCTCAACAAACCTATGCAAATCCTCTACAAG GGCACATTGAGAGTACTGTTGGTCCTGTTGCATGACTTCCCAGAGTTCTTGTGTGATTACCATTATGGCTTCTGTGATGTGATTCCACCCAACTGCATTCAGCTGCGTAACCTCATCCTGAGTGCCTTTCCACGCAACATGAGGCTTCCTGATCCTTTCACACCCAATCTCAAG GTAGACATGCTGAGTGAGATCAACATAGCTCCTCGCATCCTCACGAACTTTACAGCCGTCATGCCTTCCCAGTTCAAGAAGGATCTGGACTCCTATCTCAAAACGCGCTCGCCCGTCACTTTCCTCTCCGAGTTGCGCAGCAATCTCCAG gtTTCAAATGAGCCAGGGAACCGCTACAACATTCAGCTGATCAACGCTTTAGTGTTGTATGTGGGCACGCAGGCCATCGCGCACATCCACAACAAGGGCAGCTCACCCTCCATGAGCACCATCACCCACTCCGCACACATGGATATTTTCCAGAATCTGGCTGTGGACCTGGACACAGAGG GACGCTACCTGTTCTTGAATGCCATCGCAAATCAGCTGCGTTACCCAAACAGCCACACGCATTACTTCAGCTGCACCATGCTATACCTGTTTGCTGAGGCTAATACGGAGGCCATCCAGGAGCAGATTACCAG GGTCCTGTTGGAGAGGTTGATTGTGAACCGGCCTCACCCGTGGGGTCTCCTCATCACCTTCATCGAGCTGATCAAGAACCCTGCGTTCAAGTTCTGGAGCCACGACTTTGTGCACTGTGCCCCCGAGATTGAAAA GTTGTTTCAGTCAGTGGCTCAGTGCTGCATGGGTCAGAAGCAAGCCCAGCAGGTGATGGAAGGAACCGGCGCCAGCTAG